A DNA window from Deltaproteobacteria bacterium contains the following coding sequences:
- a CDS encoding sigma-70 family RNA polymerase sigma factor, whose amino-acid sequence MEKSDAYLVKRSQEGDIRSFELLVVKYQKRIFNVIFRIVKDSVAVEDLAQEAFLNAFKAIKGFKGGSSFYTWLYRIAANVSINYLSKNKKATFIDEEHLERASVTESAPGREISPERHTLNRESANAISEAIETLPDDIKKAVMLREYEGLSYEEIAEIMDCPIGTVRSRIFRGRNILKGLLKEYL is encoded by the coding sequence GTGGAAAAATCCGATGCCTATCTTGTAAAGAGAAGCCAGGAAGGGGATATAAGGTCCTTTGAACTTCTTGTCGTTAAATATCAGAAAAGAATATTCAATGTGATATTCAGAATAGTAAAGGATTCTGTTGCCGTTGAGGATTTGGCCCAGGAGGCATTTCTCAATGCCTTTAAGGCGATAAAAGGTTTTAAAGGGGGGTCATCCTTTTACACCTGGCTTTACAGGATAGCGGCAAATGTAAGTATTAATTACCTGTCAAAAAATAAAAAAGCGACATTTATCGATGAAGAGCATCTTGAAAGAGCCTCTGTAACCGAGAGTGCGCCCGGTCGGGAAATATCACCTGAAAGGCATACGCTTAACAGGGAATCGGCCAATGCTATCTCAGAGGCCATAGAAACGCTGCCTGACGATATTAAAAAGGCGGTTATGCTCAGAGAGTATGAAGGGCTTTCCTATGAAGAAATTGCGGAAATAATGGATTGCCCTATCGGCACGGTTCGGTCCAGGATTTTCAGGGGAAGAAATATCCTTAAAGGTTTGTTAAAGGAATATTTATAA
- a CDS encoding type III pantothenate kinase: MLFVIDVGNTNIVLGIYEGDTLLESWRVGTKRGRTVDEYGILLKELLSFSSIDSRLISDIIVSSVVPPLDSTLVNMSGKYFGIRPLFVGQGLKSGIPILYENPKEVGADRIVNAVAALKRFGGPVIVVDFGTATTFDFITKKGEYAGGVIAPGIGISVEALFQRASKLPRIDLVRPKKVIGRNTVNSIQSGIIHGYVSLVDGIVLKMKEEIKSPAKVVATGGLASLIAKESLCIDEVVDNLTLEGLKEIFDMNKGERVD, encoded by the coding sequence ATGCTTTTTGTTATCGATGTAGGAAATACAAATATAGTTCTTGGTATTTATGAAGGTGATACTCTTCTTGAAAGCTGGAGAGTGGGAACAAAAAGAGGGCGGACTGTAGATGAGTATGGAATTCTCCTTAAGGAGCTCCTCTCTTTTTCAAGTATTGACTCTCGGCTAATTAGTGATATTATTGTTTCTTCTGTTGTGCCTCCTCTGGACAGTACCCTTGTGAATATGTCCGGGAAATATTTTGGCATTAGACCCCTCTTTGTGGGGCAAGGGCTGAAAAGCGGGATCCCTATTCTCTATGAAAATCCCAAAGAGGTAGGCGCCGACAGGATCGTTAATGCCGTAGCGGCCCTGAAACGCTTCGGTGGACCTGTCATTGTTGTTGATTTTGGTACGGCAACGACCTTCGATTTCATCACGAAAAAGGGGGAATATGCAGGCGGCGTTATTGCGCCCGGTATTGGTATTTCAGTGGAGGCGCTTTTCCAGAGAGCTTCCAAATTGCCCCGAATCGACCTTGTCAGGCCAAAGAAGGTGATAGGACGGAATACAGTTAACAGTATCCAGTCAGGTATTATCCATGGTTATGTTAGTCTTGTTGACGGCATTGTCCTTAAAATGAAGGAGGAAATAAAGTCCCCGGCGAAAGTTGTTGCTACCGGTGGACTGGCGTCTTTAATAGCAAAAGAATCTCTTTGTATTGATGAGGTCGTCGACAATCTCACCCTTGAAGGATTAAAGGAAATCTTTGATATGAACAAAGGGGAGCGAGTTGATTAA
- a CDS encoding anti-sigma factor: MDCSEYVDMISDEIDEELTEARALVLMRHLVRCDGCRSEYSQLLSLSDIVKSSAPAFPHQLPSQFSAHITALIEEELNPSRKIIPQVPAKGNVFGAFLDKARAVSLPVPSLSWSFAASLMLVASLTFYYKGANTNLSHQQMMTDAKVIKASILKKASLSSANNAGSDFSYYVKKHTNALRSKPVNYSNRYGSAVTSYVSFESGALRNK, encoded by the coding sequence ATGGATTGTTCAGAATATGTAGATATGATTTCAGATGAAATTGATGAAGAACTCACTGAAGCAAGGGCTCTCGTCCTGATGCGCCACCTTGTTCGATGCGATGGTTGCCGCAGTGAATACTCTCAGCTCCTTTCCCTTAGTGACATTGTCAAATCTTCCGCTCCTGCCTTTCCTCATCAGCTTCCCTCGCAGTTTTCAGCCCATATTACGGCGCTTATTGAAGAGGAGCTTAACCCTTCCCGGAAAATCATTCCTCAGGTTCCTGCTAAAGGAAATGTTTTTGGCGCCTTTTTAGATAAGGCAAGGGCCGTTTCTCTGCCTGTACCTTCTCTGTCATGGTCCTTTGCGGCATCTCTTATGCTTGTTGCCTCCCTAACCTTTTACTACAAAGGAGCAAATACAAACCTGTCGCATCAGCAGATGATGACCGATGCCAAGGTTATCAAGGCCAGTATCTTAAAAAAGGCAAGCCTGTCTTCTGCAAATAATGCAGGGAGTGATTTTAGTTATTACGTCAAAAAGCACACCAATGCCTTGCGCAGTAAACCTGTCAATTATTCTAATCGCTATGGCAGCGCCGTTACCAGTTATGTATCCTTTGAATCAGGAGCTTTAAGAAACAAGTAA